TTGAAGTAAgcattgaagaagagaagaaggaaaaatcGAAAATCGGAGGATGATTTTCGCTACGGATGGAGACAAATCTGATTTTTTCTTATGTTTCAACGACAAAGaaagagaaccagaagaagatAATGATGGAATCGATGAAATAAGTTGGGAAAGGTGAAAAAAATAAGGGGATTTTCAGAAAGTTcgagtatttttttttctttttaaatcatttattttgtTGGGCCTTTCTTACATAGATGTTGAAAGAGTTGGGCGTGTAATCGCGCGCGTTAAAGATAAAATATCTTAAAATTGGTGTCCGATTCTTATGGAAAATGGCACGCACATAGCTTTTTGTTTCGTGAACGGACAGTGATCGGGATTGCTGCCATGACCCATGCCCGCCCATTGCCATCGCAAATCTCTTGGCTGGTCAAACCCAGGAAAGGGACACGTGTTAAATTCTAGAGATGAACACTTGTATGATGACTGCTCACTAAAACAGGCATGGGCAGCACCACCCATATCTAGTTGTACATCATCGAAGCAAAGTTTGACAGGTAGATGATTACCCGGAAAAAGAAGAAGCCACGTGTTTTCGAGAAAAGAAAACCGTTACATTGTCTTCCACTTTGATACGCCAGCCACTTCGGTGATAAATATCGTGTCTACCTAATTTAGTCCGAGAAAGTTATTATTCTGCGTTGTTTGATGCACATGATGACTCTCAAAATTATGCGGGCCCCAAAATTTTATTAACGGTTCAGAATCCTCCTCTAAAAAGCCCGACAAAAAGAAGAAATTGAGTGCTTTAACTTTGGTGGTTCCGACTCGCTTCCTGTTAAACATAGTTACCACTTAGCAGTACTGGTTTGATTCAACGTAATGCCGATAATCCGTACAACGCAAtgctgaccggaaaagaatttgaTGCTAGCAAATTTCGAACTCATTTATATATATGCAAGTTTCGAACTAAAATCACTGATATCAGCGTCTACTAATTTTAGTACCGCATTACAGTGATCTCCGCTTGGCTTATGAAACAGGCTATACAACCATGATCATCGACATATAAATGTGTGTTTTGTAGGGCTAATCACAGTCATGATGATATAAAGTACTCATGTTAGTGGGAATAGAAAAGACAATGATTATAAATTAGTTGGTAAGGTATGTATGGTCCATGTAAAGTAGAAGGTTACATGAAACTGCTAATGCTCATTATGAATGATGCGTCGGAATAGTACCAAAACATTATTACCTCTCGTcgattcaaaaaagaaaagatcCTTATATATTCCAAATTCTGGATCTTTTAACGACATTCTCAGTCCTTTTTAGTAAATAAAGACATTTAAATAAGGACCCACCGTAAATAAGAATAAAAACAATAAACCTTAGTGTTAATCACCGTCGATGCTGAAGAACTTAAATAAGTAATATACGGTTATGATTTCGACATAAATATTTTCTCATGTATTTTTTTCGACCATATAAAAAGTGAAGAAACAGATCAGCAGTTCGCACGTTCCTCTTCCGTAGCTTATGGTAGTTTTTTGATTGAGAGCTGGTAAGACGTTctgtttctttctctttcattacCTGTCAATAACAAAGAGTTTTACATTTTTacaacaaaacaaaactaaaaaagaaaaaaacctcaAAAGATCTTGATTTCGATTTCCACAGATCTAATaattcaaaaaaccaaaaaaaaaaaaaaaaaatcagtcttTTTTACTGGTTTTGGAAACAAAGCCAGCCAGCCAGGAGTTTATAAAGCGCTGAAAAACTTAAGATTTTAATGTTTCGAAGAGTAGTAATATTCCTAGAGGATCGATAATAATTTTTGTGTAAGAGAAAAATCGGAGTTTACAAGGAAGAATATAACCAGGCAGGAGGGTTGTCTATATCTTTCCATTGGAGAGATTACGACAGTGTATATTGAAATGGAAAATAGAGATCTATGAATTATTTCTCAATTTAATCTACCATTTAATTTTTAatacaaaattaaggaaattaaagtTTTCAGAAAAATTTGAGTAAGTTTTTAGAGTGTAAAAGAGGAGTGAAGATACTCAAATTAAAAAGTTTTGATTCTGTCAGGTTAACAGAGAAATTATCAAGCTTTGCAGAAAAGCTTAAAACTGCAAAGCGTCAAGTGAAGCGAAGATCAGGAAAAAGCTTACGTAAGTAAAGTTGTGTCTCTCGTAGTGATAGGTCATATAAAACGCCTTGGCTCTGTTTTTTTCTCTATGGTTTTCATTTTATtgagtgtttttctttttctgcattgaATTGAGATTACATTATTATTTTCCATTAAATTTTTGTCTATATTTGAAGATCCCGTTAAAGAGCCAGCTTGTTGTTGTATCGATTTCTGTGTGAATCGAAGCAGGACATCGTCGCTACATCTATTTTATATTCCGctttctgtttctttcttcttaGTTTTGGCCTTTGGGGTTATGGCTGTCTCTTATTTTTGTGTTAAATTTCACTGTCTTTTGGAACTTCTCTGACTGACTAATCTAGTTCTTCAGAGGTGCTTGATCCCATCTCTAAAAGGTTTTCcgtttaatttttcttgtgatgatcTTGTATTACGATTCGATTACTTTGATCCTAGTGATAGAGCTTTGATGTATTGTTAGAAAGTAATATTGGGTATCTGATCTGATGTCAGGTTCATTTGATTTGGCAGGTTAGATAATAAGAATTCTGAGTGCAAATTATCGGGAGGAAAGATGAGTGGAGCTGTGCTTGTAGCTATCGCTGCTGCAGTTGGCAACTTGTTACAAGGATGGGATAATGCTACAATTGCAGGTAATTTGCTAATGAATATATTAGTTTGGTTTTGAAGTTATCTTTGAGTATCATAGATTACTAAATAACCATCTTTGATAGGTTAATAGCCGAGATTGCACTTTTGTATCAGTTAAATCAATTTTTCTCCACCCTATTTTGCGAGATTCTTTTGATGCCTTGGTTTTTCTACTGATTTTTAGATTTCATTTGCTTGACACATTATTTTGTCTTCTACAGGAGCTGTTCTTTACATAAAGAAGGAATTCCAATTGGATAGTCAGCCAACTATGGAAGGGCTAATTGTAGCTATGTCGCTAATTGGAGCAACAGCTATCACAACATGCTCTGGCCCAATCTCAGATTCGCTGGGTCGTCGTCCTATGATGATAATTTCTTCAGTTCTGTACTTTGTTAGTGGACTTGTTATGTTATGGTCTCCAAATGTCTACATCCTTCTTTTGGCAAGACTTTTGGATGGGTTTGGAATTGGTCTATCAGTTACGCTTGTTCCTGTTTATATATCCGAAACAGCTCCACCCGAAATAAGGGGTTTATTGAATACTCTTCCACAATTCACCGGTTCTGGTGGAATGTTCTTTTCGTACTGCATGGTTTTTGGGATGTCGTTGATGGATTCACCTAATTGGAGGTTGATGCTTGGAGTTTTGTCCATACCCtctcttttctatcttgcattgACAGTGTTTTTCTTGCCGGAGTCTCCACGTTGGCTTGTAAGTAAAGGGAGAATGGCTGAGGCAAAGAAGGTTTTGCAGCGATTGCGTGGAAGGGAAGACGTATCAGGTTTGTGCTCAAGTGCTGTTCCTGTGATTTACTTTATAAAATGGCCGACCACTGCCTGTGATGGCACTTCATACTTGGATATCTCACATGGAGACTTGATTGTTTGCTTGGGGGATTCCACGTACGACATACATATGTACAAGAGTCCCCTGGTCAATCCATTATTTTGATTAATCCCAAACCGGTCTTCAAGGCCTTGAACATACATGAGTAGTTTTAACACATATACATAGTGCATTTGGGATCTCTCGTAGTAGTTCAGTTGATCTAGTATTGTCAAGGATCAATATCAACTGCCACATACCGGAGCATCACTGCGGTATAGTAGTCCAGTGGTTGAATGCATCCATGGGTCCACTGGCTTGAATCAAAATTCAGAAGTAGCTAATCTCGACACATTATATCCCCATTAAATAATTGTGTTCAGTTTCAAGACCATGAACACTTGAATAATCATAATACATATACATAGTGCATTTGGGATCTCTAGGAGTAGTTATGTTGAGTTTGTATTCTCGGTGATCAATATCAACTGTCACATACCAGAGCATCACTGCCATATATTAGTCTAGTTGTGTAATGCATCCATGGATTCACTGGCTTGGATCAGAGTTCAGAAGTTGTTAATATGACGTTATATCCCCATTAAATAATTGTGTTCAGTCTATCTTAACTGCAGGATGCATTATTCTTAAGATTTTATCATTTAGGTGTTGACCGGATAATATTTGGTCTTAGCGAGATACAAATTCTTAGTCAACTTCTCCTAGTTGAATGAACTTTATCAGAGATCTTGTTTGGGTGTCTTTAGCGGACTAACTTATACATAATCAGAATTTATTTTATGGCACCGGAGAATACACAAAAATGTACATCTTATTTTATAAAAAGGAAGTAGTGAATCTATTAATTTAGGCTATTTTGGTAGCCTGATACACGAAGACTTGTATGAACACCTTTTAAAAGCTCTAGTTTATTTGCAGGTGAGATGGCTTTGCTGGTTGAAGGtcttggagttggtggtgaaacATCTCTAGAAGAGTACATAATAGGTCCAGGGAATGATCTCACTGATGAACAAGACCCAGATGCTTATAACGGCGACATTAAACTATATGGACCTGAAGCAGGTCTCTCCTGGGTCGCCCGACCTGTCACTGGGCAGAGTGCTCTTGGCATTGCTTCTCGCCATGGAAGCATGCTGAGCCAGAGTAATGTGCCTCTTATGGACCCTCTTGTAACCCTATTTGGTAGTGTCCATGAGAAGTTCCCTGAAAGTGGAAGCATGATTTTCCCTAATTTTGGCAGCATGTTCAGTGTGGCTGAACCTCATGCTAAAGAAGAACAGTGGGATGAAGAGAGCTTACGGAGGGATGGTGAGGATTATACATCTGACAATGCAGGAGGTGATTCTGATGATAATTTGCAAACCCCATTGATGTCACGTCAAACAACGAGCATGGATAAAGACATGGTACCACCTGCTTCTCATGGAAGTATCTTAAGTATGAGAAGAAATAGTAGTCTCATGCAAGGGAATGCTGGGGACACTACCAGTATGGGTATAGGTGGCGGTTGGCAGCTGGCCTGGAAATGGTCAGAAAGAGAAGGGCAAGATGGAAAGAAAGAAGGAGGATTTAAGAGAATATATTTGCACCAGGAGGGAGTTGCTGCATCTCGACGTGGGTCTATCGTTTCGGTACCTGGTGGTGAAATCCCTGATGAAAGTGAGTTTATCCAGGCTGCTGCTCTAGTGAGCCAGCCGGCTCTTTATTCGAAGGAGCTTATGGAACAACATCCCGTGGGACCAGCTATGGTTCATCCATCTGAAACTGCTGCAAGTGGGCCAAGGTGGCGGGATCTCTTGGAACCTGGAGTCAAGCATGCATTGGTTGTTGGGATTGGGATTCAAATACTTCAGCAGGTACAAATTCGAAACAGCTGAAAAGCTACTTACCATCATCTATTCGCTTTGAGTATGGGTCTTTATGTGTTTTTGATTTTCAAAGCAGCATAAAGAAGTTTGAGATCTTTTAGCAGTGATATGCTTATGATTGGTGTATATGTTATATACCTAATTAGCTTAATTTTCTTGGATATAGTTTTCTGGCATAAATGGCGTTCTCTACTATACGCCTCAGATTCTTGAACAAGCAGGTGTAGGAGTTCTGCTTTCAAACTTGGGCATCAGTTCAACTTCTTCATCTCTCCTTATTAGTGCTGTCACAACTTTGTTGATGCTTCCTTGTATTGCTGTTGCCATGAGGCTCATGGATATTTCGGGTAGAAGgtaatcgttttttttttctttttcttttttcctgttACTTTATGCTGGAGGCATTTCTGAATTGCTTTACCTGTTCTTTTCATGTTGGTTTTTACCATCTGTGCCTATGTACATAAATTCTTTTCTAACTTTCGACTATATCATTGGTCCTCTATGGCGTTTCAGTTTTCATCAGCTGACACCCTCTTTTGGTGCTCTTCCTTGTTGTTGCAGGTCGTTGTTGCTGACTACCATCCCTATTTTGATAGTCTCTCTCATTGTACTAGTCCTCGGTAATGTTATTCACATGGGCTCCGTGGTCCATGCTGCAATTTCAACTGTCAGTGTTATAGTCTACTTCTGTACCTTTGTCATGGGTTTTGGCCCGATTCCTAACATCCTCTGCTCGGAGATCTTTCCTACCCGAGTACGTGGTCTTTGCATTGCAATCTGTGCGCTAGTGTTTTGGACCGGGGACATCATAGTCACATATTCACTCCCTGTGATGCTCAACTCCATTGGACTTGCTGGAGTTTTTGGTATCTATGCAGTTGTCTGCTTGATATCATGGGTATTTGTTTTCCTAAAGGTTCCTGAAACCAAGGGCATGCCTTTGGAAGTCATTCAAGAATTTTTTGCTGTCGGTGCACAGCAAGCTGCTGCTGCGAAGGATTAATCAAGTGACGGAGAGGTTGGAAATTCAATTGGTTAATCGGATTTACAGCTATAGAAAACATAATCGAGCTCTAGTCCTGATAGATGGGTTCCAGTGGGGATTTGGAATTCAAGGGATAACAGTGGGGGGTGATGATTTCTGGAAGAGAAGGTAAATGACTTGAAGTGCGATGAAGAGGGACTCGTGATAAGGTATTTCAGGGAGCTTGGTGCCACTTCGATCGgcattttatttcttttgtagGTATTATATAACAGGAATCTTTACTTTTTTTCGTACAACGCTCTTGTTTCTTTTAATTTAAgcgttttcttctctctttttgttttgtttaaattTGTTGAAGTTATATTATTTAAACCTGAAATGTTCCCGATATAAAATTCAATCACTCTAGCCATCATTGCATCTTATATTCAGGGGA
This DNA window, taken from Papaver somniferum cultivar HN1 chromosome 3, ASM357369v1, whole genome shotgun sequence, encodes the following:
- the LOC113357008 gene encoding monosaccharide-sensing protein 2-like: MSGAVLVAIAAAVGNLLQGWDNATIAGAVLYIKKEFQLDSQPTMEGLIVAMSLIGATAITTCSGPISDSLGRRPMMIISSVLYFVSGLVMLWSPNVYILLLARLLDGFGIGLSVTLVPVYISETAPPEIRGLLNTLPQFTGSGGMFFSYCMVFGMSLMDSPNWRLMLGVLSIPSLFYLALTVFFLPESPRWLVSKGRMAEAKKVLQRLRGREDVSGEMALLVEGLGVGGETSLEEYIIGPGNDLTDEQDPDAYNGDIKLYGPEAGLSWVARPVTGQSALGIASRHGSMLSQSNVPLMDPLVTLFGSVHEKFPESGSMIFPNFGSMFSVAEPHAKEEQWDEESLRRDGEDYTSDNAGGDSDDNLQTPLMSRQTTSMDKDMVPPASHGSILSMRRNSSLMQGNAGDTTSMGIGGGWQLAWKWSEREGQDGKKEGGFKRIYLHQEGVAASRRGSIVSVPGGEIPDESEFIQAAALVSQPALYSKELMEQHPVGPAMVHPSETAASGPRWRDLLEPGVKHALVVGIGIQILQQFSGINGVLYYTPQILEQAGVGVLLSNLGISSTSSSLLISAVTTLLMLPCIAVAMRLMDISGRRSLLLTTIPILIVSLIVLVLGNVIHMGSVVHAAISTVSVIVYFCTFVMGFGPIPNILCSEIFPTRVRGLCIAICALVFWTGDIIVTYSLPVMLNSIGLAGVFGIYAVVCLISWVFVFLKVPETKGMPLEVIQEFFAVGAQQAAAAKD